One stretch of Pseudomonas sp. NC02 DNA includes these proteins:
- a CDS encoding zinc ribbon domain-containing protein YjdM translates to MSTLPPCPKCNSEYTYEDGAQLICPECAHEWAVGGEAEATSDESVKKDSVGNVLQDGDTITVIKDLKVKGTSLVVKVGTKVKNIRLCDGDHDIDCKIDGIGPMKLKSEFVRKV, encoded by the coding sequence GTGAGCACGTTGCCACCCTGCCCGAAATGCAATTCCGAATACACCTACGAAGATGGCGCCCAGCTGATTTGCCCGGAATGCGCCCATGAGTGGGCCGTCGGCGGCGAAGCCGAGGCGACCAGCGATGAATCCGTGAAAAAAGACTCTGTGGGCAACGTCCTGCAGGACGGCGACACCATCACCGTGATCAAGGACCTCAAGGTCAAGGGCACGTCCCTGGTGGTCAAGGTCGGCACCAAGGTCAAGAACATCCGCCTGTGCGATGGCGACCACGATATCGACTGCAAGATCGACGGTATCGGCCCGATGAAACTCAAGTCCGAGTTCGTCCGCAAGGTCTGA
- a CDS encoding TIGR00645 family protein, translated as MERFIENAMYASRWLLAPIYFGLSLGLLALGLKFFQEVFHVIPIVFTMSESDVILVLLSLIDMALVGGLLVMVMISGYENFVSQLDIDESKEKLNWLGTMDSSSLKMKVAASIVAISSIHLLRVFMDAKNVDPEHLKWYVIIHMTFVVSAFAMGYLDKVTKH; from the coding sequence ATGGAACGCTTTATCGAAAATGCAATGTATGCCTCACGCTGGCTGTTGGCGCCGATCTATTTCGGGCTGTCCCTGGGGCTGCTGGCGCTGGGCCTGAAGTTCTTCCAGGAAGTGTTTCATGTGATTCCCATCGTGTTCACCATGAGCGAGTCGGATGTGATCCTGGTGCTGCTGTCGTTGATCGACATGGCCCTGGTGGGCGGCCTGCTGGTGATGGTGATGATCAGCGGCTACGAGAACTTCGTCTCCCAGCTGGACATCGACGAAAGCAAGGAGAAGCTCAACTGGCTGGGGACCATGGACTCCTCGTCGCTGAAGATGAAGGTCGCGGCGTCCATCGTGGCGATTTCGTCGATCCATCTGCTGCGGGTCTTCATGGACGCCAAGAACGTCGATCCCGAGCACCTGAAATGGTACGTGATCATTCACATGACCTTCGTGGTGTCGGCGTTTGCCATGGGCTACCTGGACAAGGTTACCAAGCATTAA
- the cgtA gene encoding Obg family GTPase CgtA, whose protein sequence is MKFVDEVSIRVKAGDGGNGCMSFRREKFIENGGPNGGDGGDGGSVYMIADENLNTLVDYRYTRHFDAERGSNGGSTDCTGKKGEELVLRVPVGTTVIDSATQEVIGDLTKAGQRLLVAHGGWHGLGNTRFKSSTNRAPRQTTPGKPGEQRDLKLEMKVLADVGLLGLPNAGKSTFIRSVSAAKPKVADYPFTTLVPNLGVVSVDRWKSFVVADIPGLIEGASDGAGLGIRFLKHLSRTRLLLHLVDMAPLDDTSAPDAAEVIVSELTKFSPSLAERDRWLVLNKCDQILEEEHEERVKEIVDRLEWTGPVYVISAIAKEGTERLTRDIMRYLEDRADRLAADPVYKAELAELDQRIEDEARAQLQALDDQRALRRSGVKSVHDIGDDDWDEEDVDDEDGPEIIYVRD, encoded by the coding sequence ATGAAGTTCGTTGATGAAGTTTCGATCCGAGTAAAAGCTGGCGACGGCGGTAACGGTTGCATGAGTTTCCGTCGGGAAAAATTCATCGAAAACGGTGGTCCTAACGGTGGTGATGGTGGTGATGGCGGCTCGGTCTACATGATCGCCGACGAAAACCTCAACACCCTGGTGGACTACCGTTACACCCGGCATTTTGATGCCGAGCGTGGCTCCAACGGCGGCAGCACCGACTGCACCGGTAAAAAAGGCGAAGAGCTGGTACTGCGGGTTCCGGTCGGCACCACCGTGATCGACTCCGCAACCCAGGAAGTCATTGGTGACCTGACCAAAGCCGGTCAGCGCCTGCTGGTGGCTCATGGCGGCTGGCACGGTCTGGGTAACACCCGTTTCAAGTCCAGTACCAACCGTGCGCCACGCCAGACCACGCCGGGCAAGCCAGGCGAGCAGCGTGACCTGAAGCTGGAAATGAAGGTACTGGCTGATGTGGGCCTGCTGGGCTTGCCGAACGCCGGCAAAAGTACGTTCATTCGCTCGGTGTCTGCTGCCAAGCCGAAAGTCGCCGATTACCCGTTCACTACCCTGGTGCCGAACCTGGGTGTGGTCAGCGTCGACCGCTGGAAAAGCTTCGTGGTTGCGGACATTCCGGGCCTGATCGAAGGCGCTTCCGACGGCGCAGGCCTGGGGATCCGTTTCCTCAAGCACTTGTCCCGCACCCGTTTGCTGCTGCACCTCGTCGACATGGCGCCGCTGGATGACACCAGTGCACCGGACGCTGCTGAAGTGATCGTCAGCGAGCTGACCAAGTTCAGCCCGTCCCTGGCTGAGCGTGATCGCTGGTTGGTGCTGAACAAGTGCGACCAGATCCTCGAGGAAGAGCACGAAGAGCGCGTCAAGGAGATCGTTGATCGCCTGGAATGGACCGGTCCGGTCTACGTGATCTCGGCCATTGCCAAAGAAGGCACTGAGCGCCTGACTCGCGACATCATGCGTTACCTCGAAGACCGTGCCGATCGCCTGGCCGCCGACCCTGTCTACAAGGCCGAGCTGGCTGAACTGGATCAGCGCATCGAAGACGAGGCTCGTGCCCAGTTGCAGGCGCTGGATGATCAGCGTGCCCTGCGTCGCAGTGGCGTCAAGTCGGTCCATGATATCGGTGACGATGATTGGGACGAGGAAGACGTGGATGATGAAGATGGTCCGGAAATCATTTACGTGCGCGACTGA
- the rpmA gene encoding 50S ribosomal protein L27, whose translation MAHKKAGGSTRNGRDSEAKRLGVKMYGGQVIIPGNIIVRQRGTQFHAGYGVGMGKDHTLFAKIDGVIKFEVKGAFNRRYVSIVPKTEVVAA comes from the coding sequence ATGGCACACAAAAAAGCTGGTGGTAGTACCCGTAACGGTCGCGACTCAGAAGCCAAACGCCTTGGCGTGAAGATGTATGGCGGCCAGGTTATCATTCCGGGCAACATCATCGTGCGTCAGCGCGGCACCCAATTCCACGCCGGTTACGGTGTTGGCATGGGTAAAGATCACACTCTGTTCGCTAAAATCGACGGCGTGATCAAGTTTGAAGTAAAAGGCGCTTTCAACCGCCGTTACGTGAGCATTGTCCCGAAGACTGAAGTCGTCGCGGCATAA
- a CDS encoding FKBP-type peptidyl-prolyl cis-trans isomerase has product MSEVNLSTDETRVSYGIGRQLGDQLRDNPPPGVSLDAILAGLTDAFAGKPSRVDQEQMAASFKVIREIMQAEAAAKAEAAAGEGLAFLAENAKRDGITTLASGLQFEVLTAGSGAKPTREDQVRTHYHGTLIDGTVFDSSYERGQPAEFPVGGVIAGWTEALQLMNAGSKWRLYVPSELAYGAQGVGSIPPHSVLVFDVELLDVL; this is encoded by the coding sequence ATGTCCGAAGTTAATCTGTCCACCGACGAAACCCGCGTGAGCTACGGCATTGGCCGTCAGTTGGGCGACCAGCTGCGCGACAACCCGCCACCGGGCGTGAGCCTGGACGCGATCCTGGCTGGCCTGACCGACGCTTTTGCCGGCAAGCCTAGCCGTGTGGACCAGGAGCAAATGGCCGCCAGCTTCAAGGTCATCCGCGAAATCATGCAAGCCGAAGCCGCTGCAAAGGCTGAAGCTGCTGCTGGCGAAGGCCTGGCTTTCCTGGCTGAAAACGCCAAGCGTGACGGCATCACCACCCTGGCTTCCGGCCTGCAATTTGAAGTGCTGACTGCAGGTAGCGGCGCCAAGCCGACCCGTGAAGACCAGGTGCGTACTCACTACCACGGCACCCTGATCGACGGCACTGTGTTCGACAGCTCCTACGAGCGCGGCCAGCCTGCGGAATTCCCGGTTGGCGGCGTGATCGCCGGCTGGACCGAAGCCCTGCAACTGATGAATGCCGGCAGCAAATGGCGCCTGTACGTGCCGAGCGAACTGGCTTACGGCGCTCAAGGCGTTGGCAGCATCCCGCCACACAGCGTTCTGGTGTTTGACGTCGAGCTGCTCGACGTTCTGTAA
- the rplU gene encoding 50S ribosomal protein L21, whose product MSYAVIVTGGKQYKVAPGEYLKIEKLEIATGESVTFDRVLLVANGDDVNIGAPVVAGATVVAEVISQGRHDKVRIIKFRRRKHHMKRMGHRQWYTEIKITGIQA is encoded by the coding sequence ATGTCGTACGCAGTAATTGTTACTGGTGGCAAGCAATACAAGGTCGCCCCAGGTGAATACCTGAAGATCGAGAAGCTGGAAATCGCTACTGGCGAATCCGTTACTTTTGATCGCGTTCTGTTGGTCGCCAATGGCGATGACGTGAACATCGGCGCTCCAGTTGTTGCAGGCGCTACCGTTGTGGCTGAAGTGATCTCCCAAGGTCGTCACGATAAAGTCCGCATCATCAAGTTCCGTCGTCGTAAGCACCACATGAAGCGTATGGGCCACCGCCAGTGGTACACCGAGATCAAAATCACCGGTATTCAGGCTTAA
- a CDS encoding polyprenyl synthetase family protein, giving the protein MQPQAFYRAVADDFSAVDGIIKKQLTSKVPLVSKIGDYITSAGGKRLRPLLVLLCGKALGREGDDLRLLAATIEFLHTATLLHDDVVDMSGMRRGRETANAMWGNAPSVLVGDFLYSRSFEMMVELGSMPVMKILSQATRIIAEGEVLQLSKVRDASTTEETYMEVIRGKTAMLFEASTHSAAALCEATPEQSEALRTFGDHLGVAFQLVDDLLDYRGDAETLGKNVGDDLAEGKPTLPLIYTMREGTPEQAALVRKAIQKGGIEDLESIREAVEASGSLEYTAQLARDYVARAIQCLEALPASEYRDALVELSEFAVARTH; this is encoded by the coding sequence ATGCAACCCCAAGCTTTCTACCGCGCGGTGGCGGACGATTTTAGCGCCGTCGACGGCATCATCAAGAAGCAGCTGACTTCTAAAGTGCCGCTGGTCTCCAAAATTGGCGACTACATTACGTCGGCCGGCGGTAAACGCCTGCGTCCTTTATTAGTGTTGCTGTGTGGCAAGGCCCTGGGCCGCGAAGGCGATGACCTGCGCCTGCTGGCCGCGACCATCGAGTTCCTGCACACCGCCACCCTGCTGCACGACGACGTGGTCGACATGTCCGGCATGCGCCGTGGTCGCGAGACGGCCAACGCGATGTGGGGCAACGCGCCGAGCGTGCTGGTGGGCGACTTCCTGTACTCGCGCTCGTTCGAAATGATGGTCGAGCTGGGCTCGATGCCGGTGATGAAGATTCTTTCACAGGCCACGCGCATCATCGCCGAAGGCGAAGTGTTGCAGCTGTCGAAGGTTCGCGACGCCAGCACCACCGAAGAAACCTACATGGAAGTGATTCGCGGCAAAACCGCGATGCTCTTCGAAGCCTCAACCCATAGCGCCGCCGCCCTGTGCGAAGCAACGCCCGAGCAGAGCGAAGCCCTGCGCACCTTCGGCGATCACCTGGGCGTGGCCTTCCAGCTCGTGGACGACCTGCTGGACTATCGCGGCGACGCCGAAACCCTGGGCAAGAACGTCGGTGACGACCTGGCCGAGGGCAAGCCGACCTTGCCACTGATCTACACCATGCGCGAAGGCACGCCGGAACAGGCCGCCCTGGTGCGCAAGGCGATCCAGAAAGGCGGGATCGAAGACCTGGAAAGCATCCGCGAAGCCGTGGAAGCCTCGGGTTCCCTCGAATACACCGCGCAACTGGCCCGTGACTACGTGGCTCGCGCGATCCAATGCCTGGAAGCCCTTCCAGCCAGCGAATACCGGGACGCCCTGGTTGAGCTGAGTGAGTTCGCGGTCGCCCGTACTCACTGA